DNA sequence from the Williamwhitmania taraxaci genome:
CTTCGACCGTTTTATCTACAACATAAGCTCAAATGCATTTAACTAGCTGTTATAGAACTATTTTATTCAATTCTTTCGTATGTAATTTCTTGTCCTTTATCTTTCAGGGTAATCATATCCTTTAAAAATAATTCAAAATTTGATACGCCGTTATTTGATGCGCCACTACTTGTTGCTCCTGTGTAAATAAGTCGAGTACCTGAAATTTTATAGTTACCATCGGAAACCACTATACCCCTTTGGATAACTCTTAATTTGTCTCCAATGAATTCTAAAACGGTAACATTTGTAGATTGTGATAACCATTTACCAATTATTTCAACGGAGTAATTACTTGGTTCTACTTCATTCAAGTTTAATTCCGATGGCTTTTTCTTCTTTACTTCAAACATATTGTCAAGATTAACACAACTGACAGCTTTCATTATTGTTTGGGTTATTTTTGTTGGCTTGTCAAATGTTCTCTCATATGGTTTCCCTCCGATTACTATTTTAAATTTCTGAATATCACTATTTTGTAGTAGTAATACTTGTTCCTTTACAATGTCTCCTTGAATACTTACTGTATAACCATAAATTTCGCCCAAAGTTTTCTTGGGTTCTAATAAACAATTTGTGGATGGGATTCTTATAATTTTATTATCTACTTGGATTTCCAAAAAACTAGTTTTTAGTTTTTCCTCTGTCAAGTAATCATTGATTGCTTTATTATAAGCATCTCTATCTTTTACCGGTTCAAAAAACGAAACGAAGGCAACAGTTCCATCTTTACCTTTATTCACTTGCACAACATAAAAAGTATAGGCAGATTTATCGTCTGTTAATAACCCAATAGCATCTCTTACCTTTCCTCCAAAATACTCCGTGTTACCATCTTCCGATACTATTGTTGGTTTACAATTCTGAGAGAAAACAGTAGAAGTATTCAATAACAAAAATAGTAAGGCAACTGCCTTCAGTGTATGCAAATAGTTTCTCATATATTACATTTTATAGTTAATGTTCATTTCGCCGTTTGTTAACATTGCCCCCAAATCATCTATTTCCTCTCAACCCCAAATCGCCCCCACACAAATCCACTTCCCCATCCGCAACCCAAACCTACTCATTTTCCTCTTTCCATAAACATAAATGCCAATGTTTGTTTTTGCATACAGTAAAGTCAACACCTGCGCGGGATAGGTTGGTTTATAGTAGTGTAGCATATCAGCGGTAAGGAGATAAAATACAACTAATGAGTGTAGTCGTAATATGGGATTTTGAATAACAAACTATTTACAAGGCATATAGTTATATGCAACGTAGACTGTTAAATTAAGACAAAAACCATTATTTGGACTACACTCTGTTGCAAGATCCTTTCCATTACAACAAATTCTCACCTTTGTGATTTATAATAAATGATTTCAAATCAAAAGGAGTTTTCAAAACAGACTCGATATCACCTCCAATTTTGTCAAAATCTATAAAGGTTAAATAGTCTTTGAAAGAATATGAATACTGGTCATAATAATGAAATTCTTTAATTAAACCCAAAAATGATTCAACAATATTTTCTTCAATTCTATCATGATAATCAACATAATTTATACCATGAAGGCGTACTTTGTCATTTTTATTATTTGTATCAGTTATCGCTTTATCGACAATCATGTAAATGTTTATGCCATTGAAAAAGTCATCGCTAATCTTGAACTGATTTGGAGAATTGCTCAAAAATTCAAAATCATTCCCGGAATTAAAATATTTTTGTAAATCAATCCGAGCTTGTTTATCTGTCGTGTATTTTTTGTTCAAACCATCATACAAAACATCAACAATGCTTTGAAAATGGCGAAAGGCATTCTCTCGTGCAATTATTGGCGATTCATCACTAAATTGCTTACATGAAAAATGAATAGCATCTTTTAAATCACCATTATTAAAAAGAAAGTCTAGTTTGTTCCCAATATCCTTTCTGTAAAATGATGATTCAACAATATAGTAGATATTTTGCTTCATTTTTTTGCCCTTTAATAACCATTTATTATCATAAGGTTATTCCAAAATTATACCAGCATAGAGTTTACTATTACCTGAGCTGTCAGATAAGGCACGTGAAATTATTGCACAATAATCAAAATACTTAATACATTCATTTTTATTCATCTTACTAGTACCTGGATAACAAATCGATAAGTATATGATGTTATCATTTATAAATAATGCGGATCTTGATATGAATTTTTTAGCAACTTGGTCAGCTCTATGTGCATCTAATTCTATTACGATTTTGAATTTATTATCATCAGTTAACCCAAAAATATCGATACTATCTTTAATTGTGAGGGATGGTCTATGTTCAGTTTTCCATGTAAATCGTTTAAGTTTTTCATTTAAAAAATCAGTTAGTTCTAGTTGCAATACTGCAATGTCGTTATGTGTGATTTTTTTGTAATTGAAAGCACTTAAATGTTTTCTTATTTCCTGTAAAATTATGGCACCATCGGAATTTACTTCTTCAATTACTTCTTCATGAAATATTAAGTCATCACCTAATAATTCATTTTGATTTTCACGAAATTCAACATATAATTTAACAGCCAATTTTAAGGTTGCAGAACCATTCCTAATATTCCCATCAATAGGCACTTTATGTCTTTGAGAAGCATTTTTCCTCTCATCTTCTGTAGAATAATTCAATTCATCAATAATATAACTACACTTATTTTCAGTGTAATGCGTGTCTAAATCTCCATAGTATTTCTCTACATGATTACAGTTTGAAATTCTATTATTGACAGTTGTCTTTGTGTCTGGAAACTTTATTTGTAACCATTCTTTAAATTCATTAGTTCTCATGTTAGTTATTTTTAGGTTGTTTGTAAATTTTTTATTTAGAGAAATCGAAAAAATACATACCTCTTTGTATGTATTTAGAAGTTTTGCGATCCGCAACCCAAACTTACACATTTTCCACATTGCATAAACATAAATGCCAATGTTTATTTTTGCAGGCAGGAAAGTCAACACCTGCGCGGGGTAGGTTGGGTTATAGTAGTGTAACCCCTCAGCAGTAGTCCAATAAAACAGTTTGAGAAGGATTAGGGCATGCATATATTAGCGCAATTACCCCCGCATCTCTTCTAAACTATTTCGCCAAGATTCGTCCGTCTTACTACTGGCATACGATTTCTCAATACACTAAAACAGCTGTTTGCTGGCCTATCTTTTATGACCACCGTGGCAGCCGTTACGCTGCAATATATTCAGTGTTTTTACAGCGAAATACCTGATTACACGAATACTAATTTACTTAAAAATAGTTGGACATTTTCTTGCAAATCATTTTAAGGTTTCAGAATTTTGTTTTCGGAATATGATTCTGCCACTATTTGGTATCCTTCTCACACGGCTGCGCCCATGGCAGCACGGTATCTTTTAAGTTTTCTGCTCTTACGAGCCATCTGTAATGCATCATAACTTTTTCAAAATGGCATCCAGTCAAGAAAAAGGAGTTCTGAACTTTATAGCTGAGTTCTCCAAGATGAACACCACCGTAGCTGGTTTCGGGATCACCTATAATCCTCCCGAAAGGCTAAGACTCTCCAACCTTCAAGATTCTCTGTCGCGGGCAACCGGGCTTATTAGCGAACTTAACATGGCCTACAGTGCCAATAAGAACGCTATTTCGGTTCGGTCTGCTGCATACAAGACTCTTCCCAGCCTCGTCACGCGTGTGGTGAATTTCTTCGCCATTACCAGTGCCGATAGCGCACTTAAGGCAAACGTTAAGTCGGCTGCTGCAAAGCTTCACCCATCCTCGAAGAAATCGAAAAGCACGCAGCAAGCTACCTCAACCATGACCACGGACGAGAATGGAACTACCGAAACGCCGAAGACACACTCTACGGCACAAACTGGCTACGACAATAAGCTGGGCCACCTGCGGCTAATCATTGCCCTAGTGAGTACGGAATCCACCTACTCTCCGGCCGAGACCGAGATTACCATTGCCAGCCTCAACAGCTTTGCCTCCGAGCTGGAGCATTGTAACCAATTGGTGATGGAAACGCAAAGTCGCCTCTATTCGATCCGCAAGCAACGCAATGAGCTGCTTTACGGCAAGAAAAACAGCTTAGCAGTTCTTGGGCGGGAGGTTAAGCAGTATGTTAAGGCAGCCTTCACCGCCACCAGCAAAGAGGCAAAGGCAATCAACTCCGTCAGCCTCTCTTAGTTGCCACTTGAGCAGCCAACATTACCATTCTAGGGTAGGGTTTTGCATAAAGCCCTACCCTTTTGTTTGCAACAAAAGCGGGTATACCGCCTTTTGCACTAACACAAATGCCTTAGGAACTACCACTATCGCGTTAGGGTTTTACACTATTGCCTTAGGGAACTATACTATCGTTGCGGGAACTTACACTACAGCATTTCGGAGTTATACTATCGCGTTCCGAACTTACACTACAGCGTTACGGAGTTATACTAATGAGTTCCCATCTTACTTTTTTTGCACTTCCAATCATACAATGCCCCATCCGGAACTACCACTTTCGCGTTGCCAACCTACAATATCCTGTTCCCAATCAATAATATGCCGTTGCGGAACATAAAATTAGCAACTTGCTAATTCACCACCCGGCAAACAGAAATTATCCCAATCGCCATAGCTTGCTCAGCCCGACCCCTACTCCCAGGTCGCGGAAGGCGAGAATAAAAAGTCGGTAGGGTTATCGATGTCGTAGAGATACTGGTATCCCCTTGTCTCCTTCCGGCAAAAAGGGGCAAGCAAAGCCACCATTTTTATGTAACCCTCAATGGTCAGCTCGCAGAAGAAGTTATGGTTGTCGAGGGTGGCAATCCCAAGATCCTCTTCGGCAATGCGGAGCGTTAAGGTGCAGTTACGCGCCTCAATAAATTCGATGGAGGAGAGCTCCAAATCGGTTTGGTTGGTAACGATTACCTGCTGCACTATATCGCGAAACATCTCCGCCTGCGCCTTATCAAATTCATATAGCCGCACAACGTTGTCGCCATCCGTGTTTATTCTGCCGAGATAGTCCAGCTTCATCTTAGTTGTTTTGTTACGTTTAGTGCGGAACCCATTAACCCGGACTGTAGTATAATTCACCAAAACAAAGGTGCATAACCCAGCCATTATCCCAGCTAATTCCGACCGAAAGTTACGAGAAAAACATCGAAAGTATGGTAGCCGCATGCAAATACGATAAATCCAGCAACGAAGATGAATGATTCGTGTTATAAATCATTCCCACGGCATTGGGTTATCTAGCTATTGCGACTTAATGCTATCATTTCATAGCGTTAAGTATTAAACGCAATAAACCATATTATCTCGATCGCCATAGCTCGCGCAGCCGGGGCCCCTTAGGACGAAGATCGCGTAAAAACGGTGGCTGTTCGAGCGAAGCGAGTTCCGCCGTTTTAGCGAGCAAGGCCGTAAAGGGTCGGCGAGCGAGCAAGGCTTGACTTTTTTGCTTACTTTTTGTGTCAAGACAAAAAGTAAGAAGTGTTTTGGGCAACGCCCCGTAAGAATACCTTTCATTTACTTTGCAAAGACACACTGAAAAAGGAACAAGACTATAAAGTTCTCGAACTACCTGAATACCTGATCAGCCTTAAACCCCAGCGGGGTTTTATGTTTATAGAAAAATGGAACCCGCGAACATTCGACCCCAGCTGGGGTCGTATCGCTGTATACACGATCTTTCTATAAACATGCGATGCCCCTGGCATCAATTAATCCGTATTTTACATAGACTAATAGAAAATAGAGAACAAAATCTTGAGCAAGAAAAAACATAATTACTGCCCATTAGGTTGTGTAAATGTTTTGATTACCTTTGCGCCTTGAAAAAAATCACTTTATAAGGAGTTATGAAGCGTATCGCTGAGTATAGAAAATTATTGGAGATCACTCCCGAAACCGACCTTGGGACCTTGAAAACGATCTACCGTAACTTAATGAAGGAGTGCCATCCCGATAAGTTTGTTGACGATGAAGCAGCTAAGGCAGAGGCAGAGATTAAAAGCAAAAGCATCATTGAGGCTTACCATTTCCTAGTGAGCATTGCTCCCGAAACCAAAGCGTTCAACGAAGAGCAGTATACCCAAACCATTACCACTTCGGCTATTGAGGATTATTCCTACAAGGGTCAAACCTTAAAGGTGGTATTTCAGGATGGAAGCGTTTACGAATACTTCGGAATTCCTAAAAACATTTACACCAAGCTAAACAACTCGTCGGCCATTATCCGGTTTGCGCGTCGCCATATTTTCAACTCGTATACTTACCGCAACGTAAGTAAACAATCGGCATAAGGTTTTATAACTAAAGAGGCTGTTCCTGCGAACAGCCTCTTTTTTTATGCAGTATCATCATCCATTAATGTCAGCGAAACAAGATATTCCGCGATGCATAGGTTAGGTGCGAAAACTATTTACTTTTTTTCACCACCATAGCCTAGCTGTTCAGCCAAGTATTTATTCTCCTTTAAAATCTTTTCCGATTTGCTGACACTTGAGTATCCGTATCCTAGACCAATCAACACGACCATCTTCCAAAGGAATCCCGACCAGAGAAGAAACGGATTTATCAGCAAAAGAATGAAATAGTAAAAGAGAGTCATTCCCAGCGGGATTAAAAGCGCAATCTTAGGTTTTCTAAAGGTTAGGAATCCAAACCCAATAAAGACAAAACCTAACAGAATACTAATTACAATCGCAGCAGCCGAAGTTGAACTCATCAGGGGTGTAAAAGGTCCAACTACATATAATGCACCCAATCCAAAGAGTATCCATCTCGATTTATTCAGCTGTTCAATCGAGTCTTCTACATCGCCTTTCTGTATTATCTGTTTGGCAATAAATGAAGCCTGCTCCTTTTCGGTTCCTTGAATAGGATATTTGCAGATATTGCATATAAGCTCCTGTTCATTTAATTCGGTTTTACAAACTTTACATGTGATCATCTTACTCTCCATACCTTTAGGTTACAGTAAATATTGGGTAAGTATAATGCCACTGAGGAAATTCCATCCAACATTAAACCGATAACAATATAGCAATTAAATCATCAAACTTTCAAATCTTCAATCATGCAAATCTTCAAATCATGCAAATTTTCAAATCATCAATTCATCTTACTACATTAGCACACGAACCATTTAAACCTATTTACTCTTTCGGCCTCTAATCATCTGCCTAATAAATCTTAATCAAATATGAGAAAATCGATCTATTGCCTTACATTCCTGCTGCTTGCATCAGCAAACATGCTCGTGGGGCAGAACAAACCTATTGAAAAAGCAAACTACCAGCTTGCCTCCCGCTTTTCGCCTAAGAAGGTTGGGAAGATGGTCTTTAGCACCAACGTCGATCCGCACTGGCTTAAGAACAGCGAGCGCTTCTGGTACTCCTTCGAAACGCCAAGCGGAAAAAGTTATTACATAGTTGATCCTGCTGCCAAGAGCAAGAAGATTCTCTTCGACAACGTTAGTATGGCGGCACAAATGTCGAGGCTTACCAAAGATCCTTTCGATGCTCAGCATCTCCCTATTGAGAAGATTAAGTTCATCAAAAACGAAACTATTATTCAGTTTGAGGTGAAGAGTAAGCTCATGGACGAAGATAAGAAAGACGCCGATGAGGACGACATGAAGAAGAAGGATAAGAAAAAGGATGCCGATAAAGGCAAGGCCGACAAAAAGATCTTTCACTTCGAATACAACCTCGCTGCGGGTAAGCTAACACTCGTTGATGATTTCAAAAAGATTAAGGAAAACCCCGATTGGGCCAACATATCCCCCGATGGTGAAAAGGTTGTGTTCTCGAAAAAGGACAACCTCTACTGGATGGATAAAGCCAGCTATGCCAAAGCGTTGAAAGACGAGAAGGATAGCACCATTGTAGAGCACCAAATTACCAAGGATGGAGTTAAGGATTACAGCTACGGCTATACGAAGGAGAACGAGGACAATGAGGAGGAGGTTAAGAATATCGACAACCGCAAGCCTACCTATATCCTTTGGTCGCACGATTCCAAATTCTTTGCCATTAGCCGAAACGATAGCCGAAAGGTTAAAGACCTTTGGGTAATAAAGAGTCTCTCATCTCCTAGACCTACTCTGGAAACCTATAAATACCAGATGCCGGGCGAAAAAGAATCGCCAATTGAAGCACTTCAGGTATATAATATGGCTGCCGACACCATGGTAACCATAGATGTTACGGGGTTCAAGGATCAAACCCTTTCCATGTTTAGCGCACCAAGGCTTAAGAAAGATCGCGACGACGATTACACTGCCAGTAAGTGGCTCTCAAAGACCAACGATAAGTTCTACTTTTCGCGTATCTCTCGCGATTTGAAAAGAGCCGATATCTGCTATGCCGATCCTTCAACCGGAAAGGTTACTGTAGTAATTGAGGAGCGCCTTAATACCTATATCGACCTGAATGATTTAGGCTTGGTAAACAATGGTAAGGAGCTAATTCACTGGTCGGAGCGCGACGGATGGGGACACTTCTACCTATATGACGGAAACGGTAAGCTGAAGAACCAAATCACCTCTGGCCCTTTCCATTGCGAGAGTATAGAAGGAATTGATGAGGCTGGCAGGGTGCTATACTTTACCGCCAATGGCCTTGAAGCAAACGAAGATCCATACTATCTCCACCTGTATCGTATCAACTTCGATGGATCTGGACTTAAGCTACTAAATAAAGGTAATTTCGACAATGCGGTTAGCCTTTCGGATGGTTGCCGTTACTTTGTCAATAACTTCTCGAGGGTAAACACTACCCCCGAATCGGTTGTGATGGATAACCAAGGAACACGAATAGCCAACCTCGAAAAAGCCGATCTTTCGCTACTAATTCAAGCGGGTTTCAAATTCCCTGAGCCATTTACCGTTAAAGCCGACGATGGTATTACCGATCTCTATGGAGTGATGTATAAACCTTTCGATTTTGACTCTACCAAGCTGTATCCTATTATTGAATACGTTTATCCCGGCCCACAAACCGAAGCGGTGAACAAAGCATTTTCGGCACGTTTGGATAGAACCGATCGGTTGGCTCAACTTGGTTTTGTGGTAATTACTGTTGGTAATCGTGGTGGCCATCCTGCCCGCTCTAAGTGGTATCACAACTATGGCTACGGCAATTTAAAAAACTACGGTCTGGCCGACAAGAAAGCAGCCATTGAGCAGCTTGCCGATCGTTATGCCTACATCGATATCAATAAGGTGGGAATACACGGACATTCGGGTGGTGGATTCATGTCTACCGCAGCTATGTTGGTTTACCCCGATTTCTTTAAGGTAGCTTGTTCCAATGCCGGTAACCACGAGAACAACATCTACAACCGTTGGTGGAGTGAAAAACATCATGGTATTAAGGAGATTACCGACACCGCAGGAAAGGTTTCTTTCGAATATGATATCGATAAGAACTCGAAGCTGGCCTCCAACCTCAAGGGTCACTTACTGCTAACCACTGGCGAAATCGACAATAACGTGCATCCCGGCAATACTATCAGAGTAGCAAATGCGTTAGTTCGAGCCAACAAGCGCTTCGACCTGTTTGTATTTCCCGGACAGCGTCACGGATATGGCGATATGAACGAATACTACTTCTGGTTGATGGGCGATTACTTCTCGAAACACCTTATTGGCGATAACTCCCAAGGGGTAGATATTACCGAGATGAACCGCGATATAGAATTAAAGTAATAAGGAATATAGCTGCAGCTGCAGTAATTCTATTCATACAAAAAGGGGTGCCGATTTAGTTCGACACCCCTTGCTTTTTCCATGCTAGACCTAAATCTCTACAGTCGATTTTATTTCTGTCGTGCCCATAACCTTATATACCGGGTATGGATTGTAGCTCCTACTCCACTGCGGTTGAAGGTATCTATCGAAGTAGTTCCAGAAGAGCAATCCATCGTCCGACTGAGGTTCCATAAGATAGGAAACCAAATACCCAAGCGGTTGCGATGTGCGCACCAGATAGCTACCTGCCGGAAACTCCTTCGTTTCCTTTACAAAATGTCCAACAGCGGTTTCGGTATAGTGCCCTTGGTTTAGTTTAGGTGCAGCCTTTAGCTCCTCAATTATAAACTTATCTACCTCCAAGCTAATAACCTTATCGAGCCGTTCAACCTTAATTCCATGTATTTTAAGTAGGCTGATTACCTCCGGATCGGGAATAGATAGGATGTAGGCAAAGGGAAATTTCACGTTTTTTGTTGCATAGTAATCGGCAATATAGGTAACGCTAATATCACGCCTTCTATCACTCTTTGTAAGATGTTCGTTGCCCTGTTCATCCACCACCACATCAACTTCATAAGTCTTGACGTTGGCTTTATTGGGCGTGGGTTTTCCTTCATAGGCCACGGCAAACGAATCGGTTACCGCAGGGTTCAATCCTCGGGCAATGGTAGCCGCATCGGCACTATTGAGTAGTTCCTTAATTTCGGCCTTATGGCTAGCCGAATAATCCATCACCGAATGAATTAAGTTGTAGCATCCAACTACCCTCGACTTATAGTCGGCATATACATAGTTCTCGTTTAGTATTCCAAGTCGGTTCCGAACACCAACATAGTTGCTTAAGTAGCGAGGCTCTGCAGCGTATGATATCCATCCCTTATCGTAATCTTTTTGATCGATAAACTCACCGTAGAAACAGTTCTCAACTTGATACTTATCGCGCAGGGTAGTCGATACTTCCGGCATCATCCTGTCGCGCATATAGTTAATTAGCGAACGATCGCAGTTGGGATTCATAATCCAGGTAAAGGTAACCGGCTCCACATGGTAAGAACCGTTGGTGGTATGGCAATCCATTATCACATAGGGATCCCACCTATTGAGCACATTAGTAATAACTCCCTTTATTTCGGGCGATTCTACCTTCATTCCATCACGATTCAGGTCGAAATATTGTCCATTATACCGAACTCCAACTCCGTTTTTGGGTCCATTCTGATGGGTTCTATTCTGTGTGCTTATTTTGTCGTTGCCATCGGCATTGAGAATTGGACACACCAGCAGCACAACATCGTTAAGCACGGTAGAGTTCTTATCCTTCAGTAAATCGCGCAAATACATAAGTGATGCCTCTTTACCCTCAACCTCGCCAGCATGAATATTGGCCTGAATGTAAACCACCACGCGCTTGTCGTTCAAAAGATCGGCAGGTTTTTTTGGCATCGGGTTTGCCACAATAATCAAAGGAATATCTCGTCCCTCGAATGTCTTTGCAATTAGCTCCACTTTGATATTGGGTGAACTCTTTTGCAGCTGCGCAATATAAGCCATCACATCGGCATGCATTGCCGTGGATTCAAAGTTCGATTTCTCCGCTACCGTTTGTAGCACATTCTGGCTATACCCAACGGTCAGGCTAAAGAACAGGAAAATAGTGAGTAAAGAGATTCTTACCATCGCAATTTTATTATTTACACCGATTAGATGAATTCCAATAGGAATAGATTAACGCCGCCTTA
Encoded proteins:
- a CDS encoding VIT1/CCC1 transporter family protein — its product is MESKMITCKVCKTELNEQELICNICKYPIQGTEKEQASFIAKQIIQKGDVEDSIEQLNKSRWILFGLGALYVVGPFTPLMSSTSAAAIVISILLGFVFIGFGFLTFRKPKIALLIPLGMTLFYYFILLLINPFLLWSGFLWKMVVLIGLGYGYSSVSKSEKILKENKYLAEQLGYGGEKK
- a CDS encoding S9 family peptidase; the encoded protein is MRKSIYCLTFLLLASANMLVGQNKPIEKANYQLASRFSPKKVGKMVFSTNVDPHWLKNSERFWYSFETPSGKSYYIVDPAAKSKKILFDNVSMAAQMSRLTKDPFDAQHLPIEKIKFIKNETIIQFEVKSKLMDEDKKDADEDDMKKKDKKKDADKGKADKKIFHFEYNLAAGKLTLVDDFKKIKENPDWANISPDGEKVVFSKKDNLYWMDKASYAKALKDEKDSTIVEHQITKDGVKDYSYGYTKENEDNEEEVKNIDNRKPTYILWSHDSKFFAISRNDSRKVKDLWVIKSLSSPRPTLETYKYQMPGEKESPIEALQVYNMAADTMVTIDVTGFKDQTLSMFSAPRLKKDRDDDYTASKWLSKTNDKFYFSRISRDLKRADICYADPSTGKVTVVIEERLNTYIDLNDLGLVNNGKELIHWSERDGWGHFYLYDGNGKLKNQITSGPFHCESIEGIDEAGRVLYFTANGLEANEDPYYLHLYRINFDGSGLKLLNKGNFDNAVSLSDGCRYFVNNFSRVNTTPESVVMDNQGTRIANLEKADLSLLIQAGFKFPEPFTVKADDGITDLYGVMYKPFDFDSTKLYPIIEYVYPGPQTEAVNKAFSARLDRTDRLAQLGFVVITVGNRGGHPARSKWYHNYGYGNLKNYGLADKKAAIEQLADRYAYIDINKVGIHGHSGGGFMSTAAMLVYPDFFKVACSNAGNHENNIYNRWWSEKHHGIKEITDTAGKVSFEYDIDKNSKLASNLKGHLLLTTGEIDNNVHPGNTIRVANALVRANKRFDLFVFPGQRHGYGDMNEYYFWLMGDYFSKHLIGDNSQGVDITEMNRDIELK
- a CDS encoding KTSC domain-containing protein, giving the protein MKRIAEYRKLLEITPETDLGTLKTIYRNLMKECHPDKFVDDEAAKAEAEIKSKSIIEAYHFLVSIAPETKAFNEEQYTQTITTSAIEDYSYKGQTLKVVFQDGSVYEYFGIPKNIYTKLNNSSAIIRFARRHIFNSYTYRNVSKQSA
- a CDS encoding M14 family metallopeptidase; translation: MVRISLLTIFLFFSLTVGYSQNVLQTVAEKSNFESTAMHADVMAYIAQLQKSSPNIKVELIAKTFEGRDIPLIIVANPMPKKPADLLNDKRVVVYIQANIHAGEVEGKEASLMYLRDLLKDKNSTVLNDVVLLVCPILNADGNDKISTQNRTHQNGPKNGVGVRYNGQYFDLNRDGMKVESPEIKGVITNVLNRWDPYVIMDCHTTNGSYHVEPVTFTWIMNPNCDRSLINYMRDRMMPEVSTTLRDKYQVENCFYGEFIDQKDYDKGWISYAAEPRYLSNYVGVRNRLGILNENYVYADYKSRVVGCYNLIHSVMDYSASHKAEIKELLNSADAATIARGLNPAVTDSFAVAYEGKPTPNKANVKTYEVDVVVDEQGNEHLTKSDRRRDISVTYIADYYATKNVKFPFAYILSIPDPEVISLLKIHGIKVERLDKVISLEVDKFIIEELKAAPKLNQGHYTETAVGHFVKETKEFPAGSYLVRTSQPLGYLVSYLMEPQSDDGLLFWNYFDRYLQPQWSRSYNPYPVYKVMGTTEIKSTVEI